One Dysidea avara chromosome 7, odDysAvar1.4, whole genome shotgun sequence genomic region harbors:
- the LOC136260746 gene encoding dnaJ homolog subfamily C member 17-like — MSEEIVTLLKDLDTNDLYELFSVTPVSSERDITRGYKKKALRHHPDKNPDNPRAGEIFQKISKAYKILTDPAAKAAYDKWVRTKQASLRRTQELSSKRKKFKEDLELQEQMSGQQSEYEREASRNIEAEIARLRTEGSEWIKKQEELLRAEFQNPVEVQEDPTLKAQWRATKNDFTNGGYSRDVLMKLFGKYGKVLDVLVPKKNGRALIVFKNTTDASQAVLVEKGLTTNPLSLTWAAGKPAVKESQTFNPDSDLENYELATFARLREAQKLMNQQSDVVTKEEQNTDL, encoded by the coding sequence ATGTCGGAGGAAATTGTTACTCTGTTAAAAGATTTAGATACTAACGATCTTTATGAGTTATTTTCAGTGACTCCTGTAAGTTCTGAAAGAGACATCACAAGAGGTTACAAGAAAAAGGCGCTTAGGCATCATCCAGATAAGAATCCAGACAATCCGCGTGCTGGTGAGATTTTTCAGAAAATTTCCAAAGCTTACAAAATTTTAACCGATCCTGCTGCAAAAGCTGCTTACGACAAATGGGTGAGAACAAAGCAGGCTTCGTTGAGGCGAACACAAGAGCTGTCAAGCAAGAGAAAGAAGTTTAAGGAAGATTTAGAATTGCAAGAACAAATGTCGGGTCAACAGAGCGAGTACGAGCGAGAAGCTAGCAGAAACATTGAAGCAGAGATAGCTAGATTACGAACTGAGGGAAGTGAATGGATTAAAAAGCAAGAAGAATTGTTACGGGCTGAATTTCAGAACCCAGTAGAAGTTCAAGAAGATCCCACACTGAAAGCACAGTGGAGAGCTACCAAGAATGATTTCACCAATGGTGGCTATTCTAGAGACGTTTTAATGAAACTATTTGGTAAATATGGGAAAGTACTGGATGTTCTTGTCCCTAAAAAGAATGGTAGAGCTCTTATTGTATTTAAGAATACTACAGATGCATCTCAGGCAGTATTAGTTGAAAAAGGACTTACAACAAATCCCCTATCTCTAACATGGGCAGCAGGAAAACCTGCTGTCAAAGAGAGTCAAACGTTTAATCCAGACAGTGATCTTGAAAATTATGAACTTGCAACATTTGCTCGCTTGAGAGAGGCACAGAAACTTATGAATCAACAGTCAGATGTTGTCACCAAAGAAGAACAAAACACAGATCTGTAA